The following is a genomic window from Antechinus flavipes isolate AdamAnt ecotype Samford, QLD, Australia chromosome 3, AdamAnt_v2, whole genome shotgun sequence.
aatcataacaaaaaaaaatcacggATGACATTTTATCTCTAAATATAAGGATTTTCCAGGCCCATTGCTCAAAATATCTCATGGAGTCTTGAAGTGATAGATGACTATCTGACCAATTATTTTTATTCGCATGAATTATATAAATCACTTTTCTTTAGAAAGTATTAAACAAATTTTATGAAAATCAAGCCAGACTAAATTTAAGTTTGCCAATAATGGTGTATTTTAGTAGCATCCTAAGAATGCTATGTAAAGAATTATAACCAGTTTATCAATGGGTATGTCTAATTATATTTGACATGTCTAACCGACATTTCAATGTATGGATAATTCTCAaacatcatttaatttttaattgcaaTCCCATTCCTTATGAAATCTTTtacaagaaatatcaaaaaattaaCTAAACTGATAAAAGGTTTCACCTCTCCTTCTTGCCTTTGCCTACATTTTAGTAAACACATTAGAGAGATGTTAAAGGATTGTGGAACAATGATAAGCAAGTAGTCTGAATAATCCCCAAGTTGGATCATTAGCTCTTGAATAAATGAGAGCTCTCTCTCTATGCTTCTATTTGCACAGCAATAAAGAGGTTTCTACCTGAAAGAAGTATGACTGTAGAGGCTGAtccttgttttcttcatctaCATACAATCCTCCTACAACATACACTTGATTTTGTTTGGTGACTATGCTGGAATGGTTTCTGGGAATCTGCTCAGCCAGTGCAGCAAGGTAACATTCATTTTCTGTGGGGTCATAAGCCACTGCAGCTGTGTCGTTAATCAAAAGAATGAGGTCTTTCACAAACATTCCATGCCTGGGGATATCATTCAGATATCCAGGAAGCAAATCTTCATCACCCACATCACCATTCACTTCCCCAGCACTAGTCTTCTCTGCAGTTTTGTTAGGCTCAGGAAGTTTTCCTGCAAAAGCATCTtttagaattttgatttttttctgaagatCAGGATTGCTTTTAATTATATCATCCTTCTCAACatgatctttgaaatatttttctgtcATAAGGCGAAAACGGATACAATCAAATACTTCCCCAAGATTTTTCACCCGGTTTTCTTTGTCTGTTCGGACCCATTTCATTACTGCTTCAAACACTGCTTCTTCTTTTTCAACATTTAAGCCGTCATTTGAAATAACTGAGATCAGTTCCTGTGGAGAAAGTTGCATAAAGTCCTCTTCCTTGCAAATCTGTATAAAGCGATCAGACACAAATTCACGAGCAGATATCGCAAGTCTTGGGCAGTCAAGAAGAAGGCCTAATCTCAGGATGGCTAGACAGTTACCAGGAGCAAGTCTTTTCTGAAGATAGGAAACGCAGACAGTGAACACTGAGGGGATCTGAAAGCGGCTAGCCAAGGCAAAAATATCTTGCACATTTGTATCATTGAGATCAATACTGGCTGAATAAAGGTATTTGATGATTAAATCCAATATGGCAGGGTCCACATTATCTAGTActacctccttttttttctcctcatcaaTTTCAGATAAGAAATACTCACGGAAATAAGGGCTACAAGCTGACAATATCAGTCGGTGGCAAGGAAGACTTTTGTCACCTGCTTTTAAGGTGCAATCGATGAATTTTTTCTCATCCAGGAGATCTTTTAGACCATCCTGAAGAAGGGTGGATTGGTAAAGCCGCAGTTCCTCTGCGAGTTCCCGCTGGGAATCCATTTTGTGAGTAACCTGGGTAAGGAAGGGGAAACTGAAGGCCTTAGCTCTGTGCAGCACACAGGTCTAGCAGTAAAAAAGGCAGTTATCAATGTGCTTTGCTTAGCTTGAAGCCTTCGCAATTTAATCCTGCTAGTAGCTAAATATAGATACCCACTCTCACAACTGGAATTTAGAATGGCTAGTTTAGAAAGAAGGGTTGTTCTTGCAGCTGTTATAGATTGAAAAAAGCAACTGGAACTTTTTGTCACTAAGGAAACAGCTATGAAACAAGACCTTTAAATTAAGTGGAAGggcaaagtatataaaatattagtaaataggtgaatagagataaaagaaattttctaaatacaatgagaaaattacaaaaatgagtCATTCctcaaaaattttttcaaaaagggAAAGTGGCCCTTTGAATTAATGATGCATCAGTCATAGGAGGATGAGATATATCTGGATCAGTCAGTTACTTTAAACTTTGATCTCATACAACTTAAGAAatataatatgaagaaatattttgtaacAATGTTCCCACAAGTTTCTAGCTAAAACagcaaagaattttttctttaaaagaaattataattttaagtatgatttttaaattgatcCTGAAAGTAATTTCAAAGACCCAACTGAATTGTAAATAATGCAGAGAAATCACTAATCACTTTTTTCCTATGGCATTCTgaattatctttaattttaaatagaaaatttatataaGAAAGATAGTCATAGTTTACAAatattgaaaatgtttttataaaatattaaaaagataaaagcatTCCATTCTTTGACATTACAGAAACTTTACACTCATTTGAAGATTGCACAGAATTATAGTTATGATCACATTTacaatttgaaaatcatttttctaaagCAAACAATGACAATTTTGAAAGGGTATGAAACTATAAATGATTCAACTTTTATTGTTGTCAGGTCAAAATACTTTAAATGGCAGAGCTCAACTTAGAGTAATTATGAAAATGCTTTGACTTTCTATATGAGCTACAAGATTGGATTTTCTAGGCATTCTGAAATTTGTTGTGCTTTTTGCAAACATTGTAATTTCAATTTCTGTTTGAATTCCTACAAACATACCATACACCATTAAATCAAAAGTTTCTAAACTTTAAGGTCACCACAAATGGATAacagttttcttctattttacatCATAATGAAATCCATAATGTTGTCAGCTGGTAAAACAACAGCTGAAAGGAGAGCTCATTGACTCTTTTCCATTTATAGACACTACTGAAGGTTTTATCTCACTAGAAAACATATAACAGCTGCTTACCCCCTCCCTTTAAACAATAAATGAGTCATTTCTTGAGTCATGATAACATGAAACATTTGAAAGGTCTTAATGAGTCAGATGAAAATCTTATGATGTGACCCATTTGAGATTAGACTTTAAAACTCAGCAATTTTTATAGTAGTTATTTCTTTGTGTATGACATATAACAAATACAATTCAGTGACTAAGCTGACATTATTTTTTACAATGTGGCAGGGAAAAGATATTACAGAATTTAGtaaaaaacaatagcaacaacagttACAGTAATTTTCATAATGCTACCTCTCTTGAAATTGATAGTATTTCCcaataaatttattattctgAAAATAAGTTGTTTTCTTAACCCTCTGTTAAGCTGACATATAGCCAGCACAAGCTTCTATAAATGTGCAACTAATTAGGAAGTGAAAGTGATTCTATAAAccataataaatataaacaaggagaatattagaaaaaatcagTGTAGCAATAAAATGACAagacaaatgttttatttcaaaaaagcatTAAATAGATATGTCTATTGATAAAATAATCTAAATAGTACTTAAAATTTTGAGTAGAAGCTGATTTACATCAAGttctagaattttagaaatttatgaaccaaaaacaaaacaaaaaaaacccaagttcCTCAAATTAGgaagtttatttaaaaagtttatactTAATATAAACTATGTAGCAACACAATTAAACTTGCTTGAAAAGGACAATAGAGATGATTGTTACTTCTTCCTTTAGCAGATGAGCAAAATGAGCTCCTAAGTGCTCAGGCATTCAAAACTAAATTCTTTTACTCCAAAGAAAGTGCTCTTTTCTACTGCAGCATACTACTTAGCTTATCTTACCTAAGTTCAGAAAAGTTCATCTTTGATTTAATCCTATTCTCCTAAATTTTGATTCAATAtcttattttcctaaataatatttgcaaaatattaaaacatactATACAAATACtctttattaaatacatatacacaataattTTATGTCAGGAAATTCACTAATGTACAAGATTAAAATGCTATGTACagtaaataaattcataaaactaaatccaattttgttacaattttaagatagacaaggaaactggcaataacatataaatgtatttttttcttgagttcttttAAAGTTATTACTTTACATATGATTATTCAATATGTTATACCAAACCACTAGTATCTtctattttaaagtttctttaaatAGAAATTCAGCTCAAATCAAAATCAACTCATTACTTCCCAAAGTCCCTGCAGGGTGAATCCATCCTTCAATTTTTCTATTGCAAGCCCCAGTTCTTCTGAAAATACAGGTTCACGATCTTGTTGCTTTTTGACAGTTAAGATGAGAAAAGAGCATAGGCAAGAGGAATAAACAAAAGATTGTATATAAGTTTGTGAATACTAAATgataacatataatttttataataaagtaaaatagcCTTACCTTATTACCATCAGCAAAATAAGCctatgagaaaaagaaagctaTTAAATTCCAAATATCTAATAAATCAAAGGCTAAATGGGGTCAGTGGTCTAAAACAATTTTCAGActaattctaaataatttatactaaatgaattttacatttttgtcttaTAACACGTTTTCTCTCCTTAAAATTTGTTGTAAGAGAATTCATCTAGTTGCCGTTaatattttaagctattaaattatttttgtgcaAGTTTTAAACACTAAATATATGACATACTTACTACTCCATTAAAGTCTTACTCCACTACCTCCTTGAGATATGAGTTTTTGAAGGCTTTCAATGTATCAAAAGTTCTGGCAAGTCTTTTTAtgccaaaaagaaatcaaagtatgGGACAAATGATTAAATCTGTCCTCCAAAGGCCACATTAACAGAGTTTAGGAAGCCTCAACAACCAAGAAGGTTAAATATTGAGTGTTTTTTCTTTAgctaaaataactttaaataaactATCTTTTCAAATGGAGTTGTGATCTATGTTAGCAGAGCAAACACACATCCAAATGTGTGTGCTGAATTAACTACTATTGGTActatatccttttaaaaagataaaatgagtaATTTATAACCAACCTATCAGTTTTACCTATGTTGGCAAAAATCATTAATATGATctatcagaaaataattttttgtgaaTATGATTTGGCATGGCAATGTATTTATAATTAAACTGTTTCCAGACTTTTTACATTTCTGTTTCAAAGTTTTTCTGCCCTATTTACTATCTATCAATGATTTATTCTGATCAAGTTAATTTTTTGAaactattttccctcttttagtaCTTAATTTTAGTAGTGTTTATTAGAGTTACAGAGgggaaatttctctctctctctctcttttttttttttttttgaccaaacAGTACCAGTGTGAAAAATGCATATTCTCCATTTCCAAATAGGATAAACcattaaattaacaaaatttaatcTAAAGAAGACAGAAGAATGAATCTCTGCAAAGATTTTTAGTTCACCAAAGAACgaattcacaaagaaaaatgtattgttaattattgtttgtttttttttgatgaatGAAACAATGTGAATGAGACAATgaaatatatagttttaaataaacatcatttttaatatcttttaatacTCCAAAGtctgaaaaaaactttttacttgtttctgaaatcatctgaatGACtgtatttccatttaaaaaacttaaaCTAGAAGACAAGGCACATGTCCTTATATTCAATACCTAAAAAAACCGTTTTGCCTAAGACAGCTCCATTCTCAAATGTCCCAAGTTCTAGGGCATTTTATTTACTCATATTTTACTTAAAccacagagataaaaaaaaattgtttcaattcaatggatttctttgagaaaGCTTACCACAAAAGCATCAGTGTGTTCATCGGACTCTATTTCCACATCATCTTGAATTTGTTCAACTGTCAGATCTTCAAGAGGTTGAGGCTATAAAACAAGACATTTTGTAAATTAGGCTGCATAGAAAAATAAGCTGAGAAGATACATCAAAGTTGTAATAAAGGCAAATTTAATTAGGAAAATGtgatgtgggattttttttttgatagcaaTAAATATTCTTGTCTTACAAAAATATCCTATTTGTGATACATTTCTCtattaaacaattattttcattataaatcaatgtgaatattaaaaggaataatttatatgaatttCAACTAAAAtttaggtttaaaaaataaattagttcaACATCAAACAATCTTAGTTGGCAATTATTATAAACACTACAAATATTATGcttaaaaacttaagaaaaaagtaaatgtatttttgtgattactttcttcacataatttttttgACAATGACAATAAGTTTCATAAAAAAGGCAGAGCTTAAGCTGTGCCTGGAATGACTTTGAGAGGTGAGGATTGGACAGGTGGAAGAATGACTTGGGCCGAAACAAAGACAAACAAGTTGTGCTTTGACAATAAAAATGTATAGGGTTTTATTAGTCTACAAGATTTATGTGATTAATTTGCACTATGTAAGAGTAGAAGTGCGTGATGAAGACATACtgttacaggggtcctcaaactttttaaatagggggccagttcactgtccctcagacagttggagggctggactatagtaaaaacaaaaactttgttttgtgtgcctctaaataaagaaacttcatagccctgggtgagggggataaatgtcctcagctgctgcatctggcccatggactatagtttgaagacccctgtgACCTTAAATACCATGCTATTGGTTTTTGGCTTTATTTAATGGACAGGAGAGAATTACTGACTGCTTTATGATAGggaaattatatgaacaaaataatatattaggAGTCATCTGGGAGTAATGTTGGATGGCTGAGAATTTATAATAGATTATCACAAAAATCCAAATGTGAGAAATAAGGGTCTAAAGTGGAGGATGATAacaggaatagaaaggaagatatagatttgagaatcatataaaggaaaaattgttAGGGTGTGGTGATTAAATGGAAGTTAGGAAAGGGAATTGGACAATGAGGTTATACATGTGAGTACTTAGAAGAATGGTGgcataattaatataaatattaatagagtattaataatttaaataataatagaaataagaaaactacCCAGAAAAGGCAGTCTAgaattataaagataaatttaattttagacATGTTTTGAAATGAAATCCtatatatgattagaaatgagaGAATGGTGCCTAGGTGAGTGGTCAAGAATAAATTTAAGGCTTGTTGACCTTAAAAAAAAGGCAAGTACTCACAAGTTGAGCAATACAAGGATACCCTCAAAGTCTTTCTAAAgatagaattgattgtatgacatgggagacactggcataggaccacCTAGCATAGtgtgcccttatcagagaaggtgctgggctctatgagcaaaacaaaattgaattagctcagaagaaacgtGAGGTACACAAAGTgagagaatccatcccaaatgttcatagggactctCTGTGTCTGACCTGCAGCAGAGCACTCTGA
Proteins encoded in this region:
- the KLHL41 gene encoding kelch-like protein 41; this encodes MDSQRELAEELRLYQSTLLQDGLKDLLDEKKFIDCTLKAGDKSLPCHRLILSACSPYFREYFLSEIDEEKKKEVVLDNVDPAILDLIIKYLYSASIDLNDTNVQDIFALASRFQIPSVFTVCVSYLQKRLAPGNCLAILRLGLLLDCPRLAISAREFVSDRFIQICKEEDFMQLSPQELISVISNDGLNVEKEEAVFEAVMKWVRTDKENRVKNLGEVFDCIRFRLMTEKYFKDHVEKDDIIKSNPDLQKKIKILKDAFAGKLPEPNKTAEKTSAGEVNGDVGDEDLLPGYLNDIPRHGMFVKDLILLINDTAAVAYDPTENECYLAALAEQIPRNHSSIVTKQNQVYVVGGLYVDEENKDQPLQSYFFQFDNVASEWVGLPPLPSARCLFGLGEADDKIYVVAGKDLQTEASLDSVLCFDPVSIKWNEVKKLPIKVYGHNVISHNGMIYCLGGKTDDKKCTNRVFIYNSKKGDWKDLAPMKTPRSMFGVAIHKGKIVIAGGVTEDGLSASVEAFDLTTNKWEVMPEFPQERSSISLVSMAGSLYAIGGFAMVQLESQEFAPTEVNDIWKYEDDKKEWTGMLKEIRYASGASCLATRFNLFKLSKL